The Chitinophagales bacterium genome has a segment encoding these proteins:
- a CDS encoding thiolase family protein — protein sequence MNKVVFIEGTRTPFLRSGTDYMDLMSYQLGQFAIKGLLDRTGIDVDMIDRVIYGNVISNVKTENVAREAAVTAGVPVKAPCNTVKQACISANQAIANAVDSIQLGRSEVIIAGGTDCTSDTPIGYSKDMRKKLFQAQKLKTPMEYAKFATTLRPNDFLPDRPAVQEFITGRTMGQDCEILAQKFGVTREEQDELAAASHQNAAKAFEKGLLSDIVEVQLPPKFKAIDRDNGVRGDSTVEKMAKLKPAFDKFVGTITAANASFLTDGASAVLLTSEDKAKEMGLTPKAEIVDYEFSGQDLYEELLLGPAYAIARLLKKHNLTIADIDVFEIHEAFAGQVLANLKALESDEWCQKHIGLDKAVGKVPKNKLNTWGGSLAIGHPFGATGGRLLTMAANRLQVDGGKYAILAACAAGAHGHAMLIKKYETTEQKVKKSAKKALDTIENAIEDVKEKLD from the coding sequence ATGAATAAAGTTGTTTTTATAGAAGGTACTAGAACTCCATTTTTGCGTTCTGGTACAGATTATATGGATTTAATGTCTTATCAATTAGGTCAGTTTGCCATTAAAGGTTTATTAGACAGAACTGGTATTGATGTAGATATGATTGATAGAGTAATATATGGTAATGTTATCTCTAATGTTAAAACAGAAAATGTAGCTAGAGAAGCTGCTGTTACTGCTGGAGTTCCTGTTAAAGCTCCTTGTAATACAGTTAAACAAGCATGTATTTCTGCTAATCAAGCTATTGCTAATGCAGTCGATTCTATTCAACTAGGTCGCTCTGAAGTAATTATTGCTGGTGGAACAGATTGTACTTCAGATACGCCAATTGGCTATTCTAAAGATATGCGTAAAAAGCTATTTCAAGCTCAAAAATTAAAAACGCCAATGGAGTATGCTAAATTTGCTACTACCTTGCGTCCAAATGATTTTCTTCCAGACAGACCAGCTGTTCAAGAGTTTATTACTGGTAGAACAATGGGACAAGATTGCGAAATCTTAGCTCAAAAATTTGGCGTTACAAGAGAAGAACAAGATGAATTAGCTGCAGCTTCTCATCAAAATGCTGCTAAAGCTTTTGAAAAAGGCTTGCTTTCTGATATTGTTGAAGTGCAATTACCTCCAAAATTTAAAGCTATTGATAGAGACAATGGTGTAAGAGGTGATTCTACTGTAGAAAAAATGGCTAAACTAAAGCCAGCTTTCGATAAATTCGTAGGAACAATTACTGCTGCTAATGCATCTTTCTTAACAGATGGTGCTTCTGCTGTCTTATTAACTTCAGAAGACAAAGCAAAAGAAATGGGTTTAACACCTAAAGCAGAAATAGTAGATTACGAATTCAGTGGTCAAGATTTATATGAAGAATTATTACTAGGTCCTGCTTATGCTATTGCTAGATTATTAAAAAAACACAATCTTACTATTGCTGATATTGATGTATTTGAAATTCACGAAGCATTTGCTGGTCAAGTTTTAGCTAATCTTAAAGCATTAGAGTCTGATGAATGGTGTCAAAAACACATTGGTTTAGATAAAGCTGTAGGTAAAGTACCTAAAAACAAATTAAATACTTGGGGTGGTTCTTTAGCTATTGGTCATCCATTTGGTGCTACTGGTGGTAGATTATTAACTATGGCTGCAAATCGTTTACAAGTAGATGGCGGAAAATATGCTATTTTAGCGGCTTGTGCTGCTGGTGCTCATGGTCATGCAATGTTGATTAAAAAATATGAAACAACAGAGCAAAAAGTTAAAAAGAGTGCTAAAAAAGCATTAGATACTATTGAAAATGCAATAGAAGATGTAAAAGAAAAGTTAGATTAA
- a CDS encoding enoyl-CoA hydratase/isomerase family protein produces MAINRADYIEIEKHDNGVCTIWMDQKKEKINKIGPDLIGLFEEVFGELDQDDSIKAYVIASKKKDFIAGADIDAFAKVKQKGDWTPIAEKGHEILFKIEQSKKPIVAAIHGNCLGAGLEIALACHARVCSDDKSTKMALPEVKLGLLPGGGGTQRLPRLVGLQAALDMMLTGKNVFAKPALKMQLVDRVINKYALHKAAQKMALDLVSKPIKRERNKIDTSLLKAGFPKIQQTLMNLTLEAPLVNKIVFDQAKKMVDKQTHGNYPAPYKILECVEVGWNKGEKAGYAKEVENFEALILSPESRQLINIFFAMTDKKKNPYDAKLIKKVERLGMIGAGFMGAGIAEVSMNDGIHVLLKDINQDMINSAFQTIYDDNNKRVKKKAMTAVELEEKMALLSGSLNYEDLDNQDIIIEAVFEDLKLKQNILADVEKNAKANTIFASNTSALPIKHIAAKAKNPELVIGMHYFSPVPKMPLLEIVKTDQTADWVIASCYEVGVRQGKTVIVVGDGPGFYTTRILAPLMNEAQLMLDEGGDILQIDKEMNLFGYPVGPITLADEVGIDVGAHIMSGELMDELLATRPNFTVSKTLLEISKAGYKGRKNKKGFYKYDENGRKVKGEVDAQIYSFYGGNSRKKMEATDIHLRCAFAMVNEAAYCLQEGIIQNPLDGDIGAVFGLGFPPFRGGPFRYIDTLGAQTAVDILADLEQRFGARFEAAQILKDYAKTNKKFY; encoded by the coding sequence ATGGCTATTAATAGAGCAGATTACATTGAAATAGAAAAACACGATAATGGTGTTTGTACAATTTGGATGGATCAAAAAAAAGAAAAAATTAATAAAATTGGTCCAGATTTAATTGGCTTGTTTGAAGAAGTTTTTGGCGAATTAGATCAAGATGACAGCATTAAAGCATATGTTATTGCTAGTAAAAAGAAAGACTTTATTGCTGGTGCTGATATTGATGCTTTTGCTAAGGTAAAACAAAAAGGCGATTGGACTCCAATTGCTGAAAAAGGTCATGAAATTTTGTTTAAAATTGAGCAATCTAAAAAACCAATTGTAGCTGCTATTCATGGTAATTGTTTAGGTGCTGGTTTAGAAATAGCTTTGGCTTGTCATGCAAGAGTTTGCTCCGATGATAAATCAACTAAAATGGCGCTACCTGAAGTTAAATTAGGTTTATTGCCTGGTGGTGGTGGAACTCAAAGATTACCACGATTAGTTGGCTTACAAGCTGCTTTAGATATGATGCTGACTGGTAAAAATGTATTTGCAAAACCTGCGTTAAAAATGCAACTAGTCGATAGAGTAATCAATAAGTATGCATTGCACAAAGCTGCACAAAAAATGGCTTTAGATTTAGTGAGTAAACCAATTAAAAGAGAAAGAAATAAAATTGATACGAGTTTATTAAAAGCTGGCTTTCCAAAAATTCAGCAAACGCTAATGAATTTAACTTTGGAAGCTCCTTTAGTAAACAAAATTGTATTCGATCAAGCAAAAAAAATGGTCGATAAACAAACTCATGGCAATTATCCTGCTCCTTATAAAATTTTAGAATGTGTGGAAGTTGGTTGGAACAAAGGCGAAAAAGCGGGTTATGCCAAAGAAGTAGAAAATTTTGAAGCACTAATTCTTTCTCCAGAATCTCGTCAGTTGATTAATATTTTCTTTGCGATGACAGACAAGAAGAAAAATCCGTACGATGCCAAATTGATTAAAAAAGTAGAGCGATTAGGTATGATTGGTGCTGGATTTATGGGTGCTGGTATTGCAGAAGTTTCTATGAATGATGGTATTCATGTTTTATTGAAAGACATTAATCAAGATATGATTAACAGTGCTTTCCAAACTATTTATGACGATAACAACAAGCGAGTTAAGAAAAAAGCAATGACTGCTGTAGAATTAGAAGAAAAAATGGCATTGCTTTCTGGTAGTTTAAATTACGAAGATTTAGACAATCAAGATATTATTATAGAAGCAGTTTTCGAAGATTTAAAACTCAAGCAAAACATCTTAGCTGATGTAGAGAAAAACGCAAAAGCAAATACTATTTTTGCATCTAATACCTCTGCATTACCAATAAAACATATTGCAGCAAAAGCAAAAAATCCAGAATTAGTAATAGGTATGCACTACTTTTCGCCAGTGCCTAAAATGCCTTTGTTAGAAATTGTAAAAACAGACCAAACTGCCGATTGGGTTATTGCTTCTTGCTACGAAGTTGGTGTTCGCCAAGGCAAAACAGTTATTGTTGTTGGCGATGGTCCAGGATTTTATACTACAAGAATTCTTGCTCCATTAATGAATGAAGCACAGTTAATGTTAGATGAAGGTGGCGATATTTTACAAATAGATAAAGAAATGAATTTATTTGGATATCCAGTTGGACCAATTACTTTGGCTGATGAAGTTGGAATTGATGTTGGTGCTCATATTATGAGTGGCGAATTAATGGACGAGCTATTAGCTACTAGACCTAATTTTACGGTAAGTAAAACTTTGTTAGAAATTTCTAAAGCAGGATACAAAGGCAGAAAAAATAAAAAAGGATTTTACAAATACGATGAGAATGGCAGAAAAGTAAAAGGCGAAGTAGATGCTCAGATTTATAGCTTTTATGGTGGCAACAGTCGTAAAAAAATGGAGGCAACAGATATTCATTTACGATGTGCTTTTGCTATGGTAAATGAAGCAGCTTATTGTTTACAAGAAGGTATTATCCAAAATCCATTAGATGGTGATATTGGTGCAGTGTTTGGTTTAGGATTTCCACCATTTAGAGGTGGACCTTTTAGATATATTGATACTTTAGGAGCTCAAACTGCTGTTGATATTTTGGCAGATTTAGAACAAAGATTTGGTGCAAGATTTGAAGCAGCACAAATTTTAAAAGATTATGCTAAAACCAATAAAAAATTTTATTAA
- a CDS encoding 6-phosphogluconolactonase: MNAIPNEKELYITPNTKYFKEKEAFNAEIAKDFIKYVNEVTKKGNKCLVGLAHGQSPAGAYEYILKNYSLIKYPERVVYTFTNSRLRSQRNLEGVTDSRPFIISLLKKGYISKEQIIGGGFKRDEDIESYTIGYNKKLQKFLDENNKDGYDFVFMASDPIGRVAAITRKSTAFTSSEIMTVVNDRTEKEVTATPYFILKSKKIAFLATKADKRRALAWLYSRVGKDNESPSFIRHIPDIQDRLTVYIDDKALTWPQVEIVRKSKYGDSVIRLDVAKPYNENAKNKLPVIILIHGFLGLNSFDGLLTTIPTSKYIAAAMHYGSIPNDLPPAEYSEHVAANIDTVVGYFGAKGHPVYIFDHSMGNTYFLLIDKYLHQYKNYKKYVKGRIGANPFFGDEAKHALKGFLDYVILPSLTISKNFVELPFFVLTRETIPIDTKHGVRNKGIFLTKRLITNDTKVSDRIWTAIKRRILDVMSGIDSFPALNRIPIENALNKIPAKIFAIQIYSCLISSKQFDKQQGLNQTAKAGIPVLIIKSRHDGIAKFVPRLYQSKNVTIVDVTDEHEDDFFREHLYHMKQPMATTKMIEDFIKLVEMNEQ, from the coding sequence ATGAACGCTATACCAAATGAAAAAGAGTTATATATTACACCAAACACTAAGTACTTTAAAGAAAAAGAAGCATTCAATGCAGAAATAGCTAAAGATTTTATTAAATATGTAAATGAAGTAACTAAAAAAGGAAACAAATGTTTAGTCGGTTTAGCTCATGGTCAATCTCCTGCCGGCGCTTATGAATATATATTAAAAAATTATTCTTTAATAAAATATCCAGAAAGAGTGGTTTATACATTTACCAACTCTCGTTTGCGTTCTCAAAGAAATTTAGAAGGCGTTACAGATAGTAGACCTTTTATTATTTCTTTATTGAAAAAAGGATATATATCTAAAGAACAAATAATTGGTGGTGGATTTAAAAGAGATGAAGATATAGAGTCGTATACTATTGGTTACAATAAAAAACTGCAAAAATTCTTAGACGAAAACAATAAAGATGGCTACGATTTTGTTTTTATGGCATCTGATCCTATAGGAAGAGTTGCAGCAATCACCAGAAAATCTACTGCATTTACATCATCAGAAATAATGACAGTAGTAAACGACAGAACAGAAAAAGAAGTAACGGCTACACCTTATTTTATTCTTAAATCGAAAAAAATTGCTTTTTTAGCAACTAAAGCAGACAAAAGGCGAGCTTTGGCTTGGTTATACTCTAGAGTGGGAAAAGACAATGAAAGTCCGAGTTTTATTAGACATATTCCTGATATACAAGACAGATTAACTGTTTATATAGATGATAAAGCACTCACTTGGCCACAAGTAGAAATCGTAAGAAAATCAAAATATGGCGATAGTGTTATTCGCTTAGATGTTGCCAAACCTTATAATGAAAATGCAAAAAACAAATTGCCAGTAATTATTTTAATTCATGGTTTTTTAGGATTGAATTCTTTTGATGGTTTGCTAACTACAATTCCTACTTCAAAATATATAGCAGCAGCCATGCACTATGGTTCTATTCCAAACGATTTACCACCAGCAGAATACTCAGAACATGTTGCAGCAAACATAGATACTGTTGTAGGATATTTTGGTGCAAAAGGACATCCAGTGTATATTTTTGATCACTCTATGGGAAATACCTATTTCTTATTAATTGATAAATATTTACATCAATATAAAAATTATAAAAAATATGTTAAAGGAAGAATAGGTGCCAATCCTTTTTTTGGAGATGAAGCCAAACATGCACTTAAAGGTTTTTTAGATTATGTAATTCTACCATCATTAACAATCAGTAAAAACTTTGTAGAGTTGCCTTTCTTTGTTTTAACAAGAGAAACCATTCCTATTGATACTAAACATGGTGTAAGAAACAAAGGCATTTTTCTTACTAAACGACTCATTACCAATGATACTAAAGTAAGCGACAGAATTTGGACAGCCATAAAAAGAAGAATTTTAGATGTAATGTCTGGCATTGATTCATTTCCTGCATTAAATAGAATTCCAATAGAGAATGCATTAAATAAAATTCCTGCAAAAATATTTGCAATTCAAATATACTCATGTCTTATAAGTTCAAAACAGTTTGATAAACAACAAGGGTTAAATCAAACAGCAAAAGCAGGAATTCCTGTATTGATTATTAAAAGCAGGCATGATGGCATTGCTAAGTTTGTTCCAAGATTATATCAAAGTAAAAATGTTACAATAGTAGATGTAACAGACGAACATGAAGATGATTTTTTCAGAGAACATTTATATCATATGAAACAGCCAATGGCTACTACAAAAATGATAGAAGATTTTATTAAGCTTGTAGAAATGAACGAACAATAG
- a CDS encoding NAD-dependent deacylase gives MSKKKLVVLTGAGISAESGIKTFRDSDGLWENHAIEEVATYDAWQRNKQLVLDFYNARRRQLLECRPNDAHLNLADLEQYFEVEIITQNVDDLHERAGSKKVLHLHGELLKVRSEFDDSLIYEWKKDLLFTDKCEKGYALRPHIVWFGEQVPMIETAATICSKADIFVVIGTSLVVYPAAGLVNYCDFTVPKFVIDPNRPSIAKSNNIHFIEDKASVGTAKLKKILLNEYL, from the coding sequence ATGAGTAAAAAGAAATTAGTAGTATTAACTGGTGCTGGAATAAGTGCAGAGAGTGGTATTAAAACATTTAGAGATAGTGATGGTTTATGGGAAAATCATGCAATAGAAGAGGTAGCTACTTACGATGCTTGGCAACGCAATAAACAATTAGTACTTGATTTTTACAATGCAAGAAGACGACAATTACTAGAATGCAGACCAAATGATGCTCATTTAAATTTGGCTGATTTAGAACAATATTTTGAGGTAGAAATTATAACGCAAAATGTAGATGATTTACACGAAAGAGCAGGAAGTAAAAAGGTATTACACTTACATGGCGAATTATTAAAAGTAAGAAGCGAGTTTGATGATTCTTTAATTTACGAATGGAAAAAGGATTTATTGTTTACTGATAAATGTGAAAAAGGATATGCTCTGCGACCACATATTGTTTGGTTTGGTGAGCAAGTTCCTATGATAGAAACAGCAGCAACAATTTGTAGTAAAGCAGACATTTTTGTAGTAATTGGAACATCATTAGTCGTATATCCAGCTGCAGGTTTGGTTAATTATTGCGATTTTACCGTTCCAAAATTTGTTATTGATCCAAACAGACCTAGCATAGCAAAGTCAAACAATATTCACTTTATAGAAGACAAAGCAAGTGTAGGCACAGCAAAACTAAAAAAAATATTATTAAATGAATACTTGTAG
- a CDS encoding NUDIX hydrolase, with protein MINENINPFTTLDTTTIYDNNWISVKHSNIITPANTKGIYGTVHFKNYAIGIVPIDENGNTYLVGQYRYALNEYSWEIPEGGGKLNDDILVSAQRELQEEVGLIAKNWREIARLNTSNSVTDELGIIFVATNLTQTEAQPEDTEELQIKKIPLTAAFEMAMNGQIKDAITLIALMKLKLLIDTNQLIF; from the coding sequence ATGATTAATGAAAATATAAACCCATTTACAACTTTAGATACCACTACAATTTACGATAATAATTGGATAAGTGTTAAGCACAGCAATATTATTACACCAGCTAATACAAAAGGTATTTATGGCACAGTGCATTTTAAAAATTATGCCATAGGCATTGTGCCTATTGATGAAAATGGAAATACTTATTTGGTAGGTCAATATCGTTATGCATTGAATGAGTATAGTTGGGAAATTCCAGAAGGTGGTGGAAAACTCAATGATGATATATTAGTTTCTGCTCAAAGAGAATTGCAAGAAGAAGTTGGTTTGATTGCAAAAAATTGGAGAGAAATAGCACGATTAAATACATCTAACTCTGTTACAGATGAGTTGGGAATTATTTTTGTAGCAACTAATTTAACGCAAACAGAAGCTCAACCAGAAGATACCGAAGAATTACAAATCAAAAAAATACCATTAACAGCAGCATTTGAAATGGCAATGAACGGACAAATAAAAGATGCCATTACGCTTATTGCATTAATGAAACTTAAGCTATTAATAGATACTAATCAATTGATATTTTAA
- a CDS encoding DUF3375 domain-containing protein yields the protein MVNISQILNILNISPSVDLLRLRNKEIIIEFLVQAFLNQQGTISEEKIITQLADFLDSRKIEKDEESDIEVFDSYEIKAKKYIQLWTNKGFLTNYPDEQGEVFYELSAHSSKVIDWLASLKKEEFVGTESKFNNILNQLKELVEFTNEDTEKRIQLLEEKKLEIEQQIQRIKIGEDVKVFEEYEIVPRFNQLNQSAKELLSDFKEVEDNFKEITKSIYQKHADGSLTKSDILEFTFDALDELKDSQQGKSFYAFWLFILNPNLQNKWESLTKELYQTLEEKAIPVNDSFLKGMKNHLYNSGRKVYKANDKMAEKLSRIIRESESSKSEATKKIIQEIKKQLVEISKTRKKPEISFELETKIEINIPFERKLTTEQSEEVIYTNKPKIADEDITSSNHLGKLFSQSNIDKELLRKRIKDILKEKSQTTLLDVVENYGGLEKGLPELFGYIGVVNEFKHIIIPDKTQNIVFDSENRKQIKIPEIILTK from the coding sequence ATGGTAAACATTTCTCAAATACTAAACATATTAAATATTTCTCCAAGTGTTGACTTGTTGCGTTTGCGAAACAAAGAAATAATTATTGAATTTCTTGTACAGGCGTTTTTAAACCAACAAGGAACTATATCAGAAGAAAAAATCATAACCCAACTTGCAGATTTCTTAGACTCCAGAAAAATTGAAAAGGACGAAGAAAGTGATATTGAGGTATTTGACTCTTACGAAATAAAAGCCAAAAAGTACATTCAACTTTGGACAAACAAAGGTTTCTTAACCAATTATCCTGATGAACAAGGCGAAGTGTTTTATGAACTATCTGCACATTCAAGCAAAGTAATAGATTGGTTAGCGAGTTTGAAAAAAGAAGAATTTGTTGGTACAGAATCAAAATTCAATAACATTTTAAATCAATTGAAAGAGTTAGTTGAATTTACCAACGAAGATACCGAGAAACGCATTCAGTTGTTGGAAGAAAAGAAATTGGAAATTGAACAACAAATTCAAAGAATAAAAATCGGAGAAGATGTGAAAGTGTTTGAAGAATATGAAATTGTACCACGTTTTAATCAACTCAATCAATCTGCCAAAGAATTATTATCCGACTTTAAAGAAGTTGAAGATAATTTCAAAGAGATAACCAAAAGTATTTATCAAAAACACGCTGACGGTAGTTTGACTAAAAGTGATATTTTGGAATTTACATTTGATGCTCTTGATGAATTGAAAGACAGTCAACAAGGAAAAAGTTTTTACGCTTTTTGGTTGTTTATTCTTAATCCTAATTTGCAAAATAAATGGGAAAGTCTTACCAAAGAATTGTATCAAACTTTGGAAGAAAAAGCTATTCCTGTAAACGATTCGTTTCTGAAAGGAATGAAAAACCACTTGTACAATTCGGGGCGAAAAGTTTATAAAGCCAACGATAAAATGGCTGAAAAATTAAGCCGTATCATTCGTGAAAGCGAGAGTTCTAAATCGGAAGCAACGAAAAAAATTATTCAAGAAATAAAGAAACAGCTTGTAGAAATTAGCAAGACACGGAAGAAGCCAGAAATTTCATTTGAGTTAGAAACAAAAATTGAAATCAATATTCCATTTGAACGAAAATTGACAACCGAACAAAGCGAAGAAGTTATTTACACCAACAAACCAAAAATTGCAGACGAAGACATTACTTCTTCCAATCATTTAGGAAAGTTATTTTCTCAATCCAACATTGACAAAGAATTATTGCGGAAAAGAATTAAAGATATTCTGAAAGAGAAATCTCAAACAACACTTTTAGATGTGGTTGAAAATTATGGCGGACTTGAAAAAGGGTTGCCCGAATTGTTTGGATATATTGGCGTTGTGAATGAATTTAAACACATTATCATTCCTGACAAAACACAGAATATCGTTTTTGATTCTGAAAATAGAAAGCAAATCAAAATTCCCGAAATTATTTTGACCAAATGA
- a CDS encoding DUF4194 domain-containing protein has protein sequence MSSLEKNIKPYSKAIVRLLKSTVERNSNVWEDVINYQNEIQEYISQIGLELIVKKDEGFAFVKQFEDNEGNTLGLVQRRQIGFETSIVLVVLRQSLEEFDSNPTQLATEKFITDSEIKDELELFLPEKFNRVKFIKDLNKYISDAEKLGYLKEISKKDNETKYQIHRIIKEKITLDILQDFQNKLKEYVKSV, from the coding sequence ATGAGTAGCTTGGAAAAAAATATAAAACCATACAGCAAAGCAATAGTAAGATTGCTTAAATCAACTGTAGAACGAAACTCAAATGTGTGGGAAGATGTAATCAATTATCAAAACGAAATTCAAGAATACATTAGTCAAATTGGCTTGGAATTAATCGTAAAGAAAGATGAAGGGTTTGCTTTTGTAAAACAATTTGAAGATAATGAAGGCAATACGCTTGGTTTGGTTCAAAGACGACAAATCGGTTTTGAAACCTCAATTGTATTGGTGGTTTTAAGACAAAGTTTAGAAGAATTTGACAGCAACCCTACACAATTAGCAACAGAAAAATTTATTACTGATTCTGAAATAAAAGATGAATTAGAATTGTTTTTGCCTGAAAAATTCAATAGAGTAAAGTTTATCAAAGACTTGAATAAATACATCTCTGATGCAGAAAAATTGGGCTATTTGAAAGAAATAAGCAAAAAAGACAACGAAACAAAATATCAGATACACCGCATTATCAAAGAAAAAATCACGCTGGATATATTACAGGATTTTCAAAATAAACTGAAAGAATATGTCAAATCAGTATAG